The Antarcticibacterium flavum genome contains the following window.
CTCTGGGGTCATCTTCATTTTAATGCAGGCAAGGGATACCACCAGGTTCATATTCCCGCTGGGGGCGCTACCGGGATTATAATCGGTTGCCAGTGCCAGGGGCAGGCCTGCATCCAGTATTTGCCTTGCAGGGGTATAGGGGATACCCAGGAAAAGAGAGCAGCCGGGTAAGGCCACCGGCATGGTGGAGGTCCCTTTTAGCACTTCGATGTCTTCTTCCCGCATCACTTCCAGGTGATCTACACTTAAAGCATCATGTTCCACTCCGGCTTTCACTCCTCCTATGGCGTTGAATTGGTTCACATGGATCTTTGGTGTAAGCCCATATCGCTTACCCGCCTGCAGTAGCTTGTTAGTATCTTTAATGGTGAAATATCCTTTTTCACAAAAAATGTCTATATAGTCCGCCAGTTTCTGGTTGGCTACATCAGGTAGGATTTCCTTGATCACGAAATCTATATACTCTTCTCTTTTCTCCTTATACTCATTTGGGAGGGCGTGTGCCCCAAGGAAGGTGGCCTTAATTGGGATCTCATAATTTTCCTTCAGCTTCTTAATCACCCTCAGCATTTTTAGTTCAGCTTCTTTAGTAAGTCCGTAGCCAGATTTGATTTCTATGGCACCTGTACCCAGTTTGATTACCTCTTCCAGGCGGGCAGAGGATTGCCTGTAGAGTTCTTCTTCAGTGGTTTCCTGTAGCGTCCTGGCGCTGTTGAGAATCCCGCCGCCACGATTGGCGACCTCCTCATAGGTTAATCCATTTATACGGTCAACAAATTCCTGCTCCCGGTTCCCGGCATACACAATATGGGTATGTGAATCGCACCAGGCAGGTAAAACGATCTTACCTTCCAGGTTGATGTCTTTGATATTACTGAATTTTGGCAGATCATCCATATGCCCAAAATCGGTAATAGTACCATTTTCTGTTAATAACCAGGCATTTTGGATCGTGGGAAGTTCTTTCATTTCCCTGCCGGAAAGTTTTTCTATAGGTTTTTTTCTTACCTGTACAAGGTCCTGAATGTTGATGTATAGTGCTTTCATAGAGTAAAGATAAAAAAGTCGCCCGGAACATCCGGCTATAACAAGGCAAAGTATTGGATTGTATATAGGATTATTATAATTGCCGAAGGGTAGGATGAAGGGGTGAAGGTGAGATACTATTTCGGTTTTTTCTTTTTACCTTAGAGCCTTGTTTTAAAATTTAAATCCCCGTAAAATTTATGGACCACAAATCCCACGGCTTAAATACTCTTTGTACTCATGCCGGCGAACTTGAAGACAGTGTTTATAAAGGAGCTGTTTCCCCATTATATATGTCAACTTCCTATGCTTTTGAAGATGTTGAGGTAAAACGCTATCCCCGTTATTTCAATACCCCTAACCAGGTTGCCCTGGCAAAAAAAATAGCCACTCTTGAATATGGAGAAGAGGCCCTTATTTTTGGCAGCGGGATGGCTGCAGTGAGTACTGCTCTTATGGCATTTTTGCATAAAGGGGACCACGTGGTATTTCAAAACACCCTCTATGGCGGGACAAGCAACCTGGTGGTAGAGGAATTTGATAAATTTGGAATAGAATATTCCTTCACAGTAGATTGCAAACCTGCAAGCTTTGAAGCAGAAATAAAAGAAAACACAAAAGTCATTTATATTGAAACCCCCTCCAATCCCTTGCTCACCATTACAGATGTACAGGCCGTAGCAGGGATTGCAAAGAAGCACAATCTTGTGAGTATGATAGACAATACATTTGCCTCCCCGGTAAATCAAAACCCAATTAAGCTGGGAATTGATATTGTCATCCACTCGGCTACCAAATATATGGGCGGCCACAGTGATATTCTGGCAGGGGCGCTGATCTCTTCAAAAGAACATATGGATACTATCTTCCAGCTGGCTAAGAATTTTGGAGGCAGCCTCAGCGATTATACTGTTTGGTTGCTGGAGCGAAGTATCAAAACAATGGGGCTAAGGGTGAAGGCCCAGAATAAAAATGCAGGAAAACTGGCAAAGTATCTGGAAAATCATCCGGATGTGGCCAGGGTATATTATCCCGGCCTGGAATCCCATCCGGATCATGAACTTGCAAAAGAACAAATGAAAGGATTTGGCGGAATGTTATCCTTTGAACTAAGGGATGGGCTGGATGCTGATATTTTTCAGAAAAAACTGAAACTAATAAAGTCCAGCATGAGTCTGGCAGGAGTGGAGTCTACAATTCTATCTCCCAGCAAAACCTCCCACGGCCTGCTAACTCCTGAAGAAAGGGAGAAGCAGGGGATAAAGGATGGGCTCTTAAGGTTCTCTGTAGGGATCGAAGAGAAAAAGGATCTCATAGCAGATATTGAACAGGCTTTAAAAGAAGTGAGAGCTTAGTTTTTCCCGGGTAAAGGAAAAAACATCTTAAGCATTAAAATTTATAATAGAATGAAATTAGACATACTTGCAGTAGGAGCACACCCCGATGATGTAGAACTTAGTTGTTCCGGCACCCTTGCAAAGGAAGTGGACAGGGGAAAGAAAGTGGGGATCCTGGATCTTACCCGGGGCGAAATGGGCACACGGGGCACTGCTGAAACCCGGAAGGAAGAAGCTGCCGCCGCTGCAGAGATTCTTGGAGTAAGTATGCGCCACAACCTTGGTTTTCGCGATGCCTATTTCTTAAATGATGAAGCGCACCAACTTGAGGTTATAAAGATCCTTAGAAAATACAGGCCAGAGATTGTTTTGTGCAATGCGAAAGAGGACAGGCATATTGACCACGGGAGAGGTGCTAATCTTGTAAGTGAATCCTGTTTTCTTAGCGGTCTACGAAAAGTGGAAACGACCTACGAAGGTGAAAAGCAGGAAGCCTGGAGGCCTAAGCTGGTATATCATTATATACAGTGGAAAAACCTGGAGCCAGATGTAGTAGTGGATATTTCAGGGTATATGGACAAAAAGCTTGCCTCGGTAAAAGCGTATAAAACACAATTTTACGATGAAAATAGTAAGGAACCCAGTACTCCTATTTCGAGTGATA
Protein-coding sequences here:
- a CDS encoding trans-sulfuration enzyme family protein — encoded protein: MDHKSHGLNTLCTHAGELEDSVYKGAVSPLYMSTSYAFEDVEVKRYPRYFNTPNQVALAKKIATLEYGEEALIFGSGMAAVSTALMAFLHKGDHVVFQNTLYGGTSNLVVEEFDKFGIEYSFTVDCKPASFEAEIKENTKVIYIETPSNPLLTITDVQAVAGIAKKHNLVSMIDNTFASPVNQNPIKLGIDIVIHSATKYMGGHSDILAGALISSKEHMDTIFQLAKNFGGSLSDYTVWLLERSIKTMGLRVKAQNKNAGKLAKYLENHPDVARVYYPGLESHPDHELAKEQMKGFGGMLSFELRDGLDADIFQKKLKLIKSSMSLAGVESTILSPSKTSHGLLTPEEREKQGIKDGLLRFSVGIEEKKDLIADIEQALKEVRA
- the bshB1 gene encoding bacillithiol biosynthesis deacetylase BshB1, translated to MKLDILAVGAHPDDVELSCSGTLAKEVDRGKKVGILDLTRGEMGTRGTAETRKEEAAAAAEILGVSMRHNLGFRDAYFLNDEAHQLEVIKILRKYRPEIVLCNAKEDRHIDHGRGANLVSESCFLSGLRKVETTYEGEKQEAWRPKLVYHYIQWKNLEPDVVVDISGYMDKKLASVKAYKTQFYDENSKEPSTPISSDNFLDSITYRARDLGRLIGTDHAEGFTVERYAAVDSIFDLI
- the hutI gene encoding imidazolonepropionase; translated protein: MKALYINIQDLVQVRKKPIEKLSGREMKELPTIQNAWLLTENGTITDFGHMDDLPKFSNIKDINLEGKIVLPAWCDSHTHIVYAGNREQEFVDRINGLTYEEVANRGGGILNSARTLQETTEEELYRQSSARLEEVIKLGTGAIEIKSGYGLTKEAELKMLRVIKKLKENYEIPIKATFLGAHALPNEYKEKREEYIDFVIKEILPDVANQKLADYIDIFCEKGYFTIKDTNKLLQAGKRYGLTPKIHVNQFNAIGGVKAGVEHDALSVDHLEVMREEDIEVLKGTSTMPVALPGCSLFLGIPYTPARQILDAGLPLALATDYNPGSAPSGNMNLVVSLACIKMKMTPEEAINAATINAAFAMGLSKTHGSITKGKAANFIITKKIPSYSHLPYSFGNNEIEAVYINGKKFN